In one Arachis duranensis cultivar V14167 chromosome 9, aradu.V14167.gnm2.J7QH, whole genome shotgun sequence genomic region, the following are encoded:
- the LOC107466857 gene encoding uncharacterized protein LOC107466857 has protein sequence MDGTVALLKTSPMRVGGEVDESAETLLLAIAQDENSNILPVAFALVEWENAESWTFFLSHLRQHVTPQEGVLVISDRYNDIKAALEAPESANFALSFKGQDARRMLVNAAYAKTEAEFDYWFDIMRTENSAMCNWANRLEYDKWTQHQDGGRRFGHMTTNISECVNSVLMGTRNLPVLVKAIERNLKDVRCFTVTLFDRHQAEYTVAETTPTDNFSLGTYQVFLRDRTCDCGYFQTLHYPCCHAIACCAQSRLDWAMYVHEVYTMSKVFSVYRMGFLPPIPEGLWPLNAGLTIVPNPNMRRAREGQLRSTRIRNTMDEADTSQSKRCGLCRQTGHTRRTCPQRGSAPSVEAYVSLGRHD, from the exons ATGGATGGAACCGTAGCTTTGTTGAAGACTTCTCCAATGCGTGTAGGTGGTGAGGTTGATGAGTCTGCAGA GACTTTGCTTCTTGCTATTGCGCAAGATGAAAACTCGAATATATTGCCAGTTGCGTTTGCACTTGTTGAGTGGGAGAATGCTGAGTCGTGGACTTTTTTCTTATCCCACTTGCGTCAACATGTGACCCCACAGGAAGGGGTTCTGGTGATCTCTGACAGATACAACGACATTAAGGCTGCACTAGAGGCACCAGAGAGTG CTAATTTTGCTCTCAGCTTCAAGGGTCAGGATGCAAGGCGGATGCTCGTGAATGCGGCGTATGCCAAGACTGAGGCCGAGTTTGACTACTGGTTTGATATTATGAGGACTGAGAATTCGGCCATGTGTAATTGGGCCAACCGACTGGAGTACGATAAGTGGACCCAACACCAGGATGGAGGCAGACGGTTCGGCCACATGACGACGAACATATCCGAGTGTGTTAACTCTGTACTGATGGGGACACGGAATCTGCCG GTGCTGGTCAAGGCGATCGAGCGCAACCTGAAAGATGTGAGGTGCTTCACAGTTACTCTATTCGACAGACATCAGGCTGAGTATACTGTGGCTGAGACAACTCCTACCGATAACTTCTCGCTTGGGACGTATCAGGTTTTCCTCAGAGATCGCACTTGTGACTGCGGGTACTTTCAAACTCTCCATTACCCGTGCTGCCATGCGATTGCATGCTGTGCTCAGTCCCGGTTAGACTGGGCTATGTATGTCCATGAGGTTTATACCATGAGTAAGGTGTTTAGCGTATACCGGATGGGATTTTTGCCCCCTATTCCAGAGGGTCTGTGGCCACTGAACGCTGGTCTTACTATCGTTCCTAATCCTAACATGAGACGTGCCAGAGAAGGGCAATTGAGGTCAACAAGAATCCGTAACACCATGGATGAGGCCGATACTAGTCAGTCGAAGCGATGTGGGCTATGCAGACAGACAGGACACACTCGCAGGACTTGTCCTCAGCGAGGATCCGCCCCCAGTGTTGAGGCATATGTGTCATTAGGTCGTCATGATTAG
- the LOC127741613 gene encoding uncharacterized protein LOC127741613, with the protein MACEESFVVLVHHKGSIKRKTRSGVKFTDKDPLCIIVRPTTSYDDLVSSVLLKLGLEGVKQVKKFFYRIPITVLQETVKYDCFTIESDEDLQVKFYCRRQFPEVRTPELLAKLVDVCAAPAGVGDGLLDDLEDDDVEPDMIADDSGDDIGASEPAGAGGGSSSATQQYSPHFSSLDLDAMRQEGVPGQLAEFGARDAEGSAGLTEFQVGQQFQDKDEALLSVKTYSIHRRVQYKVVEYDYRRYLGKCSEFGNGCTWLIRLSLRQRKGIWEVKRYNGPHTCLATSISSDHMSLDYHVISVFIMLMVRADASVSIKVLLNATAAHFGFRPTYRRVWLAK; encoded by the exons ATGGCTTGTGAGGAGAGTTTTGTAGTGTTGGTTCACCACAAAGGATCGATTAAGAGAAAAACTCGTTCcggtgtgaagttcactgataaGGATCCTCTCTGTATTATTGTGAGGCCTACGACGAGCTATGATGACCTTGTTAGCTCTGTACTGCTGAAACTTGGTCTGGAAGGTGTGAAACAGGTTAAGAAATTTTTCTATCGCATTCCAATCACTGTGCTCCAAGAAACTGTGAAGTATGATTGTTTCACGATTGAGAGTGATGAGGACTTGCAGGTCAAGTTTTATTGTCGCCGGCAGTTTCCCGAAGTAAGGACACCAGAGTTATTGGCAAAGCTGGTTGATGTG TGTGCTGCACCGGCTGGGGTTGGAGATGGATTGTTGGATGATCTAGAGGACGATGATGTCGAGCCGGATATGATTGCTGATGACAGTGGCGATGATATTGGAGCGAGTGAGCCTGCAGGGGCGGGAGGTGGTTCTAGCTCTGCCACACAGCAGTACTCTCCACATTTTTCGTCGTTGGACCTGGATGCCATGAGGCAGGAGGGGGTTCCTGGGCAGCTGGCCGAATTTGGCGCTAGAGATGCGGAAGGGTCTGCTGGTCTGACAGAGTTCCAGGTTGGTCAACAATTTCAGGATAAAGATGAGGCTCTGTTAAGTGTGAAGACTTACAGTATCCATCGACGGGTACAGTACAAGGTAGTGGAGTATGACTATCGCCGGTATTTGGGCAAGTGTTCTGAGTTTgggaatgggtgcacatggttgattcggTTGAGTCTCCGGCAGCGCAAGGGCATTTGGGAGGTCAAACGGTACAATGGACCGCATACGTGTctagccacctccatctccagcGACCACATGAGTTTGGATTATCATGTGATATCGGTATTCATTATGCTAATGGTTAGGGCTGATGCATCCGTCAGCATCAAGGTGCTCCTAAATGCCACGGCCGCACACTTTGGGTTTAGGCCGACGTACAGGAGGGTTTGGTTGGCGAAGTAG
- the LOC107466860 gene encoding uncharacterized protein LOC107466860, whose protein sequence is MEKLFYRIPISVLRDDVKYDSFVISSDVDMHVLFHCRRQFPEMRTPELLAKFVNVASSSGDSNWNLHSTGHLASSSAMPVGSSGCFRGAQFPPFVPVFGEVRAPDGVEDALHDDDDVEPATIADDSDEETPRTTPPVGRGASSSSTNQYPLYFSALHLDAMAPQEDPSVPVGFGARDTQNAVAEFQDKEEVVLSVKTYSIRHGVEYKVLESDNRKYYGKRKEFGSGSV, encoded by the exons ATGGAGAAGTTATTCTATAGAATTCCAATTTCCGTATTACGCGATGATGTAAAGTATGATTCATTCGTAATTAGCAGTGACGTAGATATGCATGTGTTGTTTCATTGTCGCCGTCAGTTTCCTGAGATGAGGACTCCAGAGTTGTTGGCGAAGTTTGTGAATGTGGCATCTAGTTCTGGAGATTCAAATTGGAATCTGCACTCCACAGGACATCTAGCCAGCTCTAGTGCCATGCCTGTTGGATCCTC AGGGTGCTTTCGCGGCGCCCAGTTTCCTCCGTTTGTTCCGGTTTTTGGAGAGGTTAGAGCACCCGATGGGGTTGAGGATgcattgcatgatgatgatgatgtggagCCCGCAACGATTGCTGATGATAGCGACGAGGAGACACCACGGACGACTCCACCTGTGGGTAGGGGAGCATCTAGTTCAAGTACTAATCAGTACCCCCTGTACTTCTCTGCTCTGCACTTGGATGCCATGGCACCTCAGGAGGATCCCTCTGTACCTGTTGGCTTCGGGGCAAGAGACACGCAAAATGCAGTAGCTGAATTTCAGGATAAAGAGGAAGTCGTGCTTAGCGTGAAGACCTATAGCATTCGCCATGGGGTTGAGTACAAGGTATTGGAGTCGGATAACCGCAAGTACTATGGCAAGCGCAAGGAGTTCGGGAGCGGAAGCGTATAG
- the LOC107466908 gene encoding mavicyanin yields the protein MALVVERAMVLLMVMAVATVKVSYGAVYKVGDSAGWTTLGNIDYRKWSAPKNFQIGDTIIFEYNAKFHNVMRVTHAMYKTCNTSSPIATFTTGNDTIKITNYGHHFFFCGVPGHCQAGQKVDINVLKVSAGAPEPSALASPAVSTGGSVPAPSPSNADAPFIALKGPFGIIMGLGMVLFALA from the exons ATGGCTTTGGTAGTAGAGAGAGCTATGGTTTTGTTGATGGTGATGGCAGTGGCAACGGTGAAGGTGTCATATGGAGCTGTCTACAAGGTTGGGGACTCTGCTGGTTGGACTACCCTTGGCAACATAGACTACAGAAAGTGGTCTGCTCCCAAGAACTTCCAAATTGGTGACACTATCA TATTTGAGTACAATGCGAAATTCCACAATGTGATGAGAGTAACGCATGCAATGTACAAGACATGCAACACATCATCCCCAATAGCAACATTCACAACTGGCAATGACACTATTAAGATAACCAATTATGGTCaccacttcttcttctgtgGAGTCCCTGGTCACTGCCAAGCAGGCCAGAAGGTTGATATTAACGTGCTCAAGGTCTCCGCGGGTGCGCCTGAACCCTCAGCTTTGGCCTCCCCTGCAGTCTCTACCGGTGGTAGTGTACCAGCACCTTCCCCTAGCAATGCTGATGCCCCATTCATTGCTCTAAAGGGACCATTTGGAATCATCATGGGTTTGGGCATGGTACTCTTTGCACTTGCTTAA
- the LOC107466935 gene encoding sugar transport protein 13-like: MAGGIITSASGGTHFEAKITFAVIISCIMAATGGLMFGYDIGISGGVTSMPRFLQDFFPEVYVKTKDTRRKESNYCKYDNQNLQLFTSSLYLAALVATIVASPVNRTLGRKQTMLAAGFFFVVGTGFSSLARSLFILIIGRVLLGCGVGFANQAVPLFLSEIAPTRIRGALNILFQLNITIGILLANLVNWFTSKMQGGNGWRVSLGFGGIPAILLTIGSIIVEDTPNSLVERGFEEYAKVVLKKIRGVDNVDPEFEEILNASKAAREAKGRRSAPFGGLLVRHNRPPFIIAIFMQVFQQFTGINAIMFYAPVLFSTLGFHSDASLYSAVITGAVNVVSTLVSVYFVDKLGRRVLLLEAGVQMFVSQMVIGAVLMKKVQDYSDDLGKGYAFLVVVMVCMFVSSFAWSWGPLGWLIPSETFPLETRSAGASVTVFVNMLFTFLIAQSFLSMLCRMKFAIFWFFSAWVLLMSLFTIFLIPETKNVPIEEMQERVWKRHWFWKRFMDRIED, translated from the exons ATGGCAGGAGGAATTATTACATCAGCTTCAGGGGGAACCCATTTTGAGGCCAAGATTACATTTGCTgtcataatttcttgcataatgGCCGCCACCGGGGGCCTTATGTTTGGTTATGACATTGGAATTTCAG GTGGGGTGACATCAATGCCTAGATTTCTGCAAGATTTTTTTCCAGAGGTATATGTAAAGACAAAAGATacgagaagaaaagaaagtaattaTTGCAAGTACGACAACCAAAATCTACAATTGTTCACATCGTCGTTGTACCTTGCAGCATTGGTAGCAACCATAGTTGCATCTCCGGTGAACAGAACGCTAGGTCGGAAGCAGACAATGTTGGCTGCTGGATTTTTCTTCGTTGTTGGAACGGGGTTTAGTTCTCTAGCAAGGAGcctcttcatcctcatcattgGCAGGGTCTTACTCGGCTGTGGCGTTGGTTTCGCCAACCAAGCCGTCCCATTGTTTCTTTCAGAGATCGCTCCCACCAGAATTCGTGGGGCTCTTAACATCTTGTTCCAGCTTAACATCACCATTGGCATTCTTCTTGCCAACTTGGTTAACTGGTTCACTTCCAA GATGCAAGGTGGAAATGGGTGGAGGGTATCACTGGGATTTGGGGGCATTCCAGCAATTTTGTTAACAATAGGGTCAATTATAGTAGAAGACACACCTAACAGTCTCGTTGAGAGGGGTTTTGAGGAATATGCAAAAGTTGTGCTCAAGAAGATTCGAGGCGTTGACAATGTTGACCCTGAGTTTGAAGAGATTCTCAATGCCAGCAAAGCCGCCAGAGAAGCCAAGGGCCGCCGTTCCGCTCCCTTCGGCGGCCTTCTCGTGCGCCACAACCGTCCTCCGTTCATAATCGCCATCTTCATGCAGGTGTTCCAGCAATTCACCGGAATTAACGCCATCATGTTCTACGCACCGGTGCTTTTCAGCACGTTAGGGTTCCACAGCGACGCGTCTCTCTACTCAGCGGTGATCACAGGAGCCGTGAACGTGGTTTCCACCTTGGTTTCTGTATACTTCGTGGACAAATTAGGGCGGCGCGTGCTGCTATTGGAGGCCGGAGTTCAGATGTTTGTGTCGCAAATGGTGATCGGAGCGGTTCTCATGAAGAAGGTCCAGGATTACTCCGATGACTTGGGAAAGGGGTATGCGTTTTTGGTGGTGGTTATGGTTTGCATGTTCGTGTCATCTTTTGCGTGGTCGTGGGGCCCACTCGGGTGGTTAATTCCCAGTGAGACTTTTCCGTTGGAGACTCGATCGGCGGGAGCGAGTGTAACCGTTTTCGTGAACATGCTTTTCACGTTTCTCATTGCTCAGTCTTTCTTGTCCATGCTGTGCCGAATGAAGTTCGCTATTTTCTGGTTCTTCTCTGCTTGGGTGCTTCTTATGTCTTTGTTCACCATTTTTCTCATTCCGGAGACCAAGAATGTCCCCATTGAAGAGATGCAAGAACGAGTCTGGAAACGCCATTGGTTTTGGAAGAGGTTTATGGATCGGATTGAGGATTGA